The Arachidicoccus terrestris genome includes the window ATAGCCCTATTGACGATGTTATGTGTTTTGGTTACCGGAACATACAGCCGGGCATTTGCCGGTTCGTCAGTTCAGTCGTCAATACAAAGTCGACAGGAAAAGCCGGATACGATAATCGTTGCCAGGGACGGTTCAGGTGATTTTACCGGTATTCAAAAAGCGATTGAAGCAACTAAAGCCTATCCACTAAATAGATGGATCATCTTTATTAAAAATGGTGTATATACAGAACAGGTAAGGATCCCCGCCTGGAATCCCCGTGTCACCCTGGTCGGGGAAAATAGAGCACATACGATTATTCGGTTTGGCAGTTATTTTGGCCAGGTCAATAAGGGCCGAAACAGCACGTTTTATACCGCTACCGTGAGTATAGAGGCTACAGATGCTATCTGCAAACATCTGACAATAGAGAATACGGCGGGCCCCGTCGGGCAGGCAATTGCCTTATCGGTATCGGCAGACCGTTGTTTGATTGAAGACTGTACGATTAACGGTCATCAGGATACTTTTTTTGCCACCGGCGCTTATACGCATGTTTATCTGAAAAGCTGCCTGATCAGCGGTACCACTGATTTTTTATTTGGGGATGCCACGGTCCTGTTGAGCTATTGTACCATTCTTTGTAAGGCCGATTCCTATATTGTTGCCGCCTCCACACCGGATGGGCAATCATTTGGATTCGTACTGGATCATT containing:
- a CDS encoding pectinesterase family protein, translating into MTALNRSKQVNKVKVSYRIALLTMLCVLVTGTYSRAFAGSSVQSSIQSRQEKPDTIIVARDGSGDFTGIQKAIEATKAYPLNRWIIFIKNGVYTEQVRIPAWNPRVTLVGENRAHTIIRFGSYFGQVNKGRNSTFYTATVSIEATDAICKHLTIENTAGPVGQAIALSVSADRCLIEDCTINGHQDTFFATGAYTHVYLKSCLISGTTDFLFGDATVLLSYCTILCKADSYIVAASTPDGQSFGFVLDHCRLQAATGVKHVLLGRPWRPYAKTVYLNTIMGDFVAPVGWDNWRSKANESTAYYGEYKSYIEGVKDEAVIRDRARWSHQLTRREANKYTPESVLGKWVNNL